One part of the Bdellovibrio sp. KM01 genome encodes these proteins:
- a CDS encoding sugar phosphate nucleotidyltransferase, translating into MNVMVLAAGEGTRLRPYTTQLPKPAIPFLTLPLAAHALGFLQGIKINKLVVNTYHLPEKIHTLFNKINHQANELIFSDEKGKILDSGGGLNKVHSHFKDGGDFILMNADTVILPKDSEILKKAISHHRSTGAVATVLVMSHPGLGTQFGGIWADGKNAIKGFGKGKVEGAETAWHYIGVQIFSEKIFNYLPKQDVSHIFYDGVMAAVNSGETAQVYPIECTWFETGNPTDLIEASKYCVNALLGDDGHEKQALEKTFAQYSSSKVITQKFNEANLQFSSEAIIDNESKFSGFVSAGPGAVIGKNCKLENVIIGDGVHVADGTTVNNTILL; encoded by the coding sequence ATGAATGTAATGGTCCTTGCAGCGGGTGAAGGAACTCGGCTTCGCCCTTATACAACTCAACTTCCAAAGCCTGCCATTCCGTTTTTGACTTTGCCTTTGGCCGCGCACGCTTTGGGATTTCTGCAGGGAATTAAGATTAACAAACTTGTGGTAAATACTTATCACTTGCCTGAAAAGATCCACACTCTATTTAACAAGATTAATCACCAGGCAAATGAACTTATATTTTCAGATGAAAAAGGTAAGATTCTCGATAGTGGTGGCGGGCTGAACAAGGTTCACAGTCACTTCAAAGACGGCGGAGACTTCATCTTGATGAACGCCGACACCGTGATCCTTCCAAAAGACTCCGAGATTCTTAAAAAAGCGATCTCTCACCACCGTTCTACAGGAGCCGTGGCGACGGTACTTGTGATGTCACATCCCGGCCTTGGTACACAGTTCGGCGGAATCTGGGCCGACGGCAAAAATGCCATTAAAGGCTTCGGAAAAGGAAAAGTCGAAGGCGCCGAAACAGCTTGGCATTATATCGGAGTTCAGATTTTTTCGGAAAAAATATTCAACTATCTGCCTAAGCAAGATGTTTCGCATATTTTCTATGACGGTGTCATGGCTGCAGTTAACAGTGGCGAAACAGCACAAGTCTATCCAATAGAATGTACTTGGTTTGAAACTGGAAACCCTACTGATCTTATTGAGGCCTCGAAATACTGCGTGAATGCTTTGTTAGGGGATGACGGCCATGAAAAACAAGCGCTGGAAAAAACCTTCGCTCAATATTCATCATCAAAAGTCATCACTCAAAAATTCAATGAAGCAAACCTGCAGTTTTCTTCTGAAGCCATCATCGATAACGAATCTAAATTTTCTGGATTTGTAAGTGCCGGGCCAGGAGCTGTGATTGGTAAGAATTGTAAGTTGGAAAACGTGATCATCGGAGACGGTGTCCATGTTGCTGACGGCACCACCGTCAACAACACGATTTTGCTTTAA
- the priA gene encoding primosomal protein N', translating to MSEALLWKVAVDAPLPEALTYSYAEPLIRGQLVNVPLGKRKTKGLVLGPTTEVPEFKVKAIDSIDQEYAPLPDAFVKWLEWLGNYYLHPVGQVVQSAFPPLKKTEKQRASKRAPVIPQLESDKLPELTPEQKTSIDGIAAHQGFSTHLLFGVTGSGKTEVYLRLLDKALKEGKRGLVLVPEISLTPQLIQRFARRFGDKIAALHSQLTDRERTNQWWDVVEGRKSILIGARSALFCPVPDLGIIIVDEEHEPSYKQDEKLKYNGRDAAVMMGKIMNCPVVLGSATPSLETWKNAQEGRYFLHPLKNRVAGRALPDVEVIDLRKLKADDDHQKLLIEKYSHLPYWMSPQLFERMRETLDRGDQSALFLNRRGIAQMVVCPACGHTRECPNCDISLTLHAGSHLVCHYCDYHEQMKKKCPDCKEGELEAIGLGTELLETDLARLFPGKVIARADRDEIQNRADLEDLIARMESGEIDILVGTQMIAKGLDFPKLKLVGLVLADVGFNLPDFRATERSFQLITQMSGRSGRHVKEGESPGLVIIQTFNTEHDSLTFAQHHDFEGFATNELNVRAALNYPPVGRLVSFRIQGTHLGKVEETARLLARRAHSLKAQIEKYKSIEILGPAEAALAKLRGQFRYHLLVKSSQGAITNPFSRQLLGDQEWVPSGVKIVVDIDPMNLL from the coding sequence ATGAGTGAGGCTCTTCTCTGGAAGGTTGCAGTTGATGCTCCCCTTCCAGAGGCTTTGACATACAGCTACGCTGAGCCTCTGATTCGCGGCCAATTGGTTAACGTTCCTCTGGGAAAAAGAAAAACGAAGGGCCTTGTTCTTGGGCCCACGACGGAAGTTCCCGAATTTAAAGTTAAAGCCATTGATTCTATCGACCAGGAGTACGCTCCCCTTCCGGACGCTTTCGTAAAGTGGCTGGAGTGGCTGGGTAATTACTACCTGCACCCTGTGGGTCAGGTGGTTCAATCGGCTTTTCCTCCGCTTAAAAAAACGGAAAAACAACGGGCAAGCAAACGTGCTCCCGTCATTCCGCAACTTGAAAGCGATAAACTTCCTGAATTAACTCCGGAACAAAAAACCAGCATTGATGGCATCGCTGCCCACCAGGGTTTTTCGACACATTTGTTATTTGGTGTGACAGGTTCCGGAAAAACTGAAGTTTACCTGCGCCTTTTGGATAAGGCGTTAAAAGAAGGAAAACGCGGCCTGGTGTTGGTTCCAGAGATTTCTTTGACGCCACAATTAATTCAACGATTCGCTCGACGCTTTGGTGATAAAATCGCAGCGTTACACTCGCAACTAACCGACCGCGAACGCACCAATCAGTGGTGGGATGTTGTTGAGGGTCGCAAATCTATTTTGATTGGCGCAAGGTCTGCATTGTTCTGCCCGGTTCCCGATTTAGGAATCATTATTGTCGACGAAGAGCATGAGCCATCTTACAAACAAGACGAAAAATTAAAATACAATGGTCGCGATGCTGCCGTCATGATGGGAAAAATCATGAACTGCCCTGTCGTGCTTGGTTCAGCCACTCCAAGTTTGGAGACCTGGAAAAATGCACAAGAAGGCAGATACTTTCTGCATCCATTAAAAAATCGTGTCGCTGGACGGGCACTACCCGATGTTGAAGTCATCGATTTAAGAAAATTGAAAGCCGATGACGATCATCAAAAACTGCTGATCGAAAAATACTCGCACCTTCCTTATTGGATGAGTCCGCAACTATTTGAACGGATGCGCGAAACGTTGGATCGCGGCGATCAGAGCGCGCTATTTTTAAATCGTCGTGGGATTGCCCAAATGGTGGTGTGCCCGGCTTGCGGTCATACTCGCGAATGTCCCAACTGCGATATCTCATTAACTCTGCACGCGGGCTCGCATCTGGTTTGTCATTATTGCGACTATCACGAACAGATGAAAAAGAAATGCCCTGACTGCAAAGAGGGCGAACTGGAAGCGATTGGACTGGGCACAGAGCTTTTAGAAACTGATCTTGCGCGACTTTTCCCAGGGAAAGTTATCGCTCGAGCTGATCGTGATGAAATTCAAAATCGCGCCGATCTGGAAGATCTCATCGCCCGCATGGAAAGTGGCGAGATTGATATTCTCGTCGGAACTCAAATGATCGCCAAGGGTTTAGATTTTCCAAAATTGAAACTTGTCGGTCTGGTGCTTGCTGACGTGGGTTTCAACCTGCCCGATTTCCGCGCCACAGAGAGAAGTTTTCAACTGATCACTCAGATGAGTGGTCGCAGCGGACGTCACGTGAAAGAAGGCGAAAGCCCGGGCCTTGTAATCATTCAAACTTTCAACACTGAACACGACAGTCTGACTTTCGCTCAACATCATGACTTCGAAGGTTTTGCCACTAACGAATTAAATGTGCGCGCAGCTTTGAATTATCCACCGGTGGGTCGACTGGTCAGTTTCCGAATTCAAGGAACGCATTTAGGAAAAGTCGAAGAGACAGCTCGACTTTTAGCTAGACGTGCACACAGCCTAAAGGCTCAGATTGAGAAGTATAAATCTATTGAAATTTTAGGTCCAGCAGAGGCCGCACTTGCGAAGTTGCGAGGACAATTCCGATATCATCTCCTCGTAAAATCGTCTCAAGGCGCGATCACGAATCCGTTTTCACGCCAACTCCTGGGGGACCAGGAATGGGTTCCCTCAGGCGTAAAAATTGTCGTCGATATTGATCCAATGAATTTGCTTTAA
- a CDS encoding energy transducer TonB, whose protein sequence is MGFDKNSEELNSENQLDLFSYNTSKLDFIPDLKIPAPRPPEANKSPRFMTLSVALHIAAAVAVAVISVPLVNEIKTESITIELEEPTVHEVTKGSPVEPTKGGAAAALPEKSPVKESQEVAAAPVETAPAPTEAAVVAAPEVIAEPVPVIEKPAPKKAAPKAVAAAKPSSPKAAKAAPAKTNFAAVPMSIDDINSPELDEGEIANQKSEAKLGEDFNQDFDEIDSKHANKLAAEESQMNAMAEALSADQESSLKSVEDQNQADSAALAESQKNLRHKNAKAIASALAAEKAAAEAAAREKAAQRAAAIAAATAAKGADGAGGEGSGKGEKQGAGAGNNGLEKSGQEVAGAAEGVRSLDQLKQMPGNPRPQYSEEERLKGNQGRVSFEAYITKEGTPVNFRMKQSTGFRNLDAKTLAALKKWRFYPGQEGWVEMPFSWDLKGGVQEVKGRLRTSVGQLQGNGY, encoded by the coding sequence ATGGGTTTTGATAAAAACAGCGAAGAACTAAATTCCGAGAATCAGCTCGATTTGTTTTCGTATAACACCTCAAAACTCGATTTTATTCCCGACCTGAAAATCCCGGCTCCTCGCCCGCCAGAAGCAAATAAATCCCCGCGCTTTATGACTTTGTCAGTGGCTCTGCATATCGCTGCAGCTGTCGCGGTTGCCGTCATCAGCGTGCCGTTGGTGAATGAGATCAAAACCGAATCAATTACGATCGAACTTGAAGAGCCAACAGTTCACGAAGTGACCAAGGGTTCTCCGGTGGAGCCCACTAAAGGTGGCGCAGCAGCAGCTCTTCCGGAAAAATCTCCTGTTAAAGAATCTCAAGAAGTTGCTGCCGCTCCTGTTGAAACGGCTCCGGCTCCAACAGAGGCCGCAGTCGTAGCTGCTCCTGAAGTCATTGCAGAACCAGTTCCTGTTATCGAAAAGCCAGCACCTAAAAAAGCTGCGCCGAAAGCCGTAGCTGCCGCAAAACCATCCAGTCCCAAAGCTGCCAAAGCAGCTCCTGCAAAAACAAACTTTGCCGCAGTTCCCATGTCGATTGATGACATCAACTCTCCAGAGCTTGATGAAGGAGAGATCGCCAATCAAAAATCTGAAGCAAAATTAGGTGAAGACTTCAATCAAGACTTCGACGAAATCGACAGCAAGCACGCCAACAAACTTGCCGCTGAAGAATCGCAAATGAATGCGATGGCCGAAGCCTTGTCTGCTGATCAAGAAAGTTCTCTTAAATCTGTTGAAGACCAGAATCAGGCAGATTCTGCAGCTCTAGCAGAGTCTCAAAAGAATCTTCGTCATAAAAATGCCAAAGCGATTGCTTCTGCTTTGGCTGCCGAGAAAGCAGCTGCTGAAGCTGCCGCTCGCGAGAAAGCCGCACAACGTGCAGCTGCGATTGCCGCTGCAACTGCTGCAAAAGGTGCTGACGGCGCTGGTGGCGAAGGCTCAGGTAAAGGTGAAAAACAAGGTGCCGGTGCAGGTAACAACGGACTTGAAAAATCAGGTCAAGAAGTTGCGGGTGCTGCTGAAGGTGTCAGAAGTTTAGATCAATTAAAACAGATGCCTGGAAACCCACGCCCTCAATACAGTGAAGAGGAACGCCTGAAAGGCAATCAAGGTCGCGTAAGTTTTGAAGCTTACATCACTAAAGAAGGTACTCCTGTGAACTTCCGCATGAAGCAATCCACAGGTTTCAGAAACCTGGATGCTAAAACATTGGCAGCTCTTAAAAAGTGGAGATTCTATCCAGGCCAAGAAGGCTGGGTGGAAATGCCATTTAGCTGGGATTTAAAAGGTGGCGTTCAAGAAGTGAAAGGTCGCTTAAGAACTTCGGTAGGGCAGTTACAAGGTAACGGCTACTAA
- a CDS encoding M23 family metallopeptidase, producing the protein MNQYLARIVCTFILVLTYYQSVHAGANNFTAKQIRSGDNLLNILRQQGFSTREREKVLASDLGLRRLFLTLDTRYLVRRDKNEVELRVFDSQTSDAFRILKKNGAIQAAPYKPQFRTTVLRIDGKVHGSILGSILPKINSNWVATRFTDAYVFDIKSAKELRRGAPFWFTVEKKYENGLFVKYGEILQTSLEIDGDIVRKKFVRSKDGGVFFNDQDLQEKRAFYSPVNYIKIASTFQPNRLHPITRKRVPHLGVDFELPIGDPVLAARKGQVVRYGNNHAAGNFIVLRHSNGIESSYNHLYKIDRRIREGLMVNAGDKIAEVGCTGYCTRAHLHFALKIKGRMVDPLKYIKPYPQNMHQLLASQVASN; encoded by the coding sequence ATGAATCAATACCTCGCACGCATCGTGTGCACGTTCATTTTAGTGCTCACATACTATCAATCAGTTCATGCTGGCGCCAACAACTTTACGGCCAAACAAATTCGTTCCGGTGATAATCTTTTAAATATTTTGCGCCAACAGGGTTTTTCCACCCGTGAACGTGAAAAAGTTCTGGCATCTGATCTCGGCCTGCGTCGTCTGTTTCTGACTTTAGATACACGCTACCTGGTTCGTCGCGATAAGAACGAAGTAGAACTTCGTGTTTTCGACTCTCAAACTTCTGATGCCTTTCGTATTTTGAAAAAGAATGGTGCGATTCAGGCGGCACCCTACAAACCGCAATTTAGGACAACAGTGCTTAGAATCGACGGGAAAGTTCACGGATCTATTCTGGGCTCCATTCTTCCCAAAATTAACAGCAACTGGGTGGCAACTCGCTTCACTGACGCTTATGTATTTGATATCAAATCTGCAAAAGAACTGCGCCGAGGAGCACCTTTCTGGTTCACAGTTGAAAAGAAATATGAAAATGGTTTGTTCGTAAAATACGGAGAGATTCTACAAACTTCACTAGAGATCGATGGCGACATAGTTCGCAAAAAATTCGTTCGCTCCAAAGACGGTGGCGTGTTCTTTAATGATCAGGATTTGCAGGAAAAGCGCGCTTTCTATTCCCCGGTTAATTACATCAAAATCGCCAGCACCTTTCAGCCAAATCGATTGCATCCCATCACTCGCAAAAGAGTTCCGCATTTGGGTGTCGATTTTGAATTGCCGATTGGTGACCCTGTCTTAGCCGCACGCAAGGGCCAAGTGGTTCGTTATGGAAACAATCATGCGGCGGGGAATTTCATCGTGCTTCGCCATTCAAATGGCATCGAATCCTCGTATAACCATCTTTATAAAATTGATCGCAGAATTCGCGAGGGCTTGATGGTAAATGCGGGAGATAAAATCGCTGAGGTAGGTTGTACAGGTTATTGCACTCGCGCTCACTTGCACTTCGCCTTAAAAATAAAGGGCCGAATGGTCGACCCTTTGAAATATATTAAACCTTATCCACAAAACATGCATCAGCTCTTAGCTTCGCAAGTGGCGTCTAATTAG
- a CDS encoding aminoglycoside phosphotransferase family protein — protein sequence MRIFLMVTHDEFLNSFLSRSLSTDAFKVFSLAGDASNRRYYRVVHDNQSWVLMRWEPFDPANYPLMSVLNHFAKNGIHVPKIVAMSPSEGLILQEDLGDLMLERKFWESQSHESSMEWYKLTVDEVVKIHHKATLDHDPNCSAFKMKFDTEKFLWEMNYGKDNLLAGVLKFPFNDKSNKELSDIFLDICSRLDAEPKRIAHRDYHSRNVMIKLDKVHVIDFQDARLGPIQYDLVSLMRDSYVDMSDEMAAKLINYYLEQSKQYLPKDFSREHFDRMYELQSIQRCFKACGSFASFFHQREDRRYLKYLSGTLRRVMKAINEFPEYKVFADILIDSGALERKYESL from the coding sequence GTGAGAATTTTTCTTATGGTCACTCACGATGAATTTCTAAATTCTTTTTTAAGCCGCTCATTATCTACAGATGCATTCAAGGTATTTTCTCTTGCAGGAGATGCCTCGAATCGTCGCTATTACCGCGTGGTACATGACAATCAATCATGGGTTCTGATGCGCTGGGAACCATTTGATCCCGCCAACTACCCTCTGATGAGTGTTCTCAATCATTTTGCTAAGAACGGTATCCACGTCCCTAAAATCGTCGCGATGTCACCAAGCGAAGGATTGATCCTTCAAGAAGACTTGGGCGATTTGATGCTTGAAAGAAAATTCTGGGAAAGTCAAAGCCACGAGTCCTCTATGGAGTGGTACAAGCTGACAGTCGATGAGGTTGTTAAGATTCATCACAAGGCAACGCTTGATCACGATCCGAACTGCTCTGCCTTTAAGATGAAATTTGATACAGAAAAATTTCTTTGGGAAATGAACTACGGCAAAGATAATTTGTTAGCTGGTGTTTTAAAGTTTCCTTTCAATGACAAATCCAATAAAGAACTTTCTGATATCTTTTTGGATATCTGCTCGCGCCTGGATGCGGAACCGAAACGCATCGCTCACCGCGATTACCACTCACGCAACGTGATGATCAAACTTGATAAAGTTCATGTAATCGATTTCCAGGATGCGCGCCTGGGACCGATCCAGTATGACTTGGTAAGCCTGATGCGTGACTCTTACGTAGATATGAGCGATGAAATGGCCGCGAAGCTGATCAATTACTATTTGGAGCAATCTAAACAGTATTTGCCGAAAGATTTCTCGCGCGAACATTTTGATCGCATGTATGAACTTCAATCCATTCAGCGCTGCTTTAAAGCCTGTGGCAGTTTCGCCAGCTTCTTCCACCAACGTGAAGATCGTCGTTACTTGAAGTATCTTTCCGGCACTCTTCGTCGCGTAATGAAAGCGATTAATGAGTTCCCAGAGTACAAGGTGTTTGCTGATATATTGATTGATTCAGGGGCTCTTGAAAGAAAGTACGAATCTCTATGA
- the galU gene encoding UTP--glucose-1-phosphate uridylyltransferase GalU, which translates to MSKVKKAIIPAAGLGTRFLPATKTVPKEMLTIVDAPIILYVVEEAIKAGIEDIVLIAGRNKHAIEDFFDTSYELEDKLHKDGKEKLLERVTKARDAANIISIRQKQALGLGHAVLCGLPIVGKDPFAVLLGDEITMEANGQDNVTSQLVKSFEETQTSTISIMKVSEKDVSKYGIAEVEEKSPGFFKVTSLVEKPKPTETKSRWALPGRYVFDNAIMDLLANAKPSLNGEIQLTDSMKILCEQKGLNAMTFTADRYDAGDKLGYLQANIELALKNPELSTDLKAYIVELAKTLK; encoded by the coding sequence ATGTCTAAAGTAAAAAAAGCCATAATTCCAGCCGCAGGTCTAGGTACCAGATTTCTTCCAGCAACGAAGACAGTTCCGAAAGAAATGCTAACCATTGTGGATGCACCCATCATTCTTTATGTGGTGGAAGAAGCGATCAAAGCCGGTATTGAAGATATCGTGCTTATCGCCGGCCGTAACAAGCATGCTATCGAAGACTTTTTTGATACGTCTTACGAACTGGAAGATAAACTTCATAAAGATGGAAAAGAGAAGCTTTTAGAGCGCGTTACCAAGGCACGCGATGCTGCGAACATCATCAGCATTCGTCAGAAACAAGCCCTGGGCTTGGGGCACGCAGTCCTTTGCGGCCTGCCGATCGTCGGCAAAGATCCATTTGCGGTCCTATTGGGTGACGAAATCACGATGGAAGCCAATGGTCAGGACAACGTGACATCTCAGTTGGTAAAATCTTTTGAAGAAACTCAAACTTCCACGATTTCGATCATGAAGGTTTCTGAAAAAGACGTTTCCAAATACGGTATCGCTGAAGTTGAAGAAAAATCTCCGGGCTTTTTCAAAGTGACTTCACTGGTGGAAAAACCGAAACCAACAGAAACTAAAAGCCGCTGGGCTTTGCCAGGTCGCTACGTTTTTGACAACGCCATTATGGACCTGTTGGCAAATGCAAAACCTTCTTTGAATGGTGAAATCCAATTAACCGACAGCATGAAGATTTTGTGCGAACAAAAAGGTCTTAATGCGATGACTTTTACTGCCGATCGCTACGATGCTGGTGATAAGCTGGGCTATCTGCAGGCGAACATTGAACTGGCTTTAAAAAATCCAGAACTCAGCACGGATCTAAAGGCGTACATTGTTGAGTTGGCAAAAACTCTTAAGTAA
- a CDS encoding Tad domain-containing protein codes for MFFNHMMKLRDQLIRRLKNPQGQVALFVALIFQILFIFFAMVINVGLLVHHKINLQNSVDLAAYYGAMKQAENMNAIAHINYQIRQSWKLLAWRYRMVGSAGDMSEHPLDKIPANNLQIYPGRADTDDINPAAKDFYDAPSFCATYVPFKPMPNENTCRDLKGMSGVKVFGPTPTIAGFHSVNVAMTNISETFRNLAFERCRYFGAFNYRLLAQWVVGYNMDQADRMLLISTISRSMSNETEDFFDLDGESVKKGIKATLDNNLTAANKDGMQSFKVYNSLGADGCNNPAKDELPAKWLVPIRIAPAFSYVDTVCNVDANNIERVPRELASDRNNWPAEVVKNQGHPLWRDISELSQFVGLRSQIEDPYNYSMGVEKNPWCMAYVGVSAVTRPNIPFSPLGAVDLKARAFFKPFGGRMGPWYESQWPSGSERSAGGGKIDANLPPRIYDTGNIGDPKDPTRAGNYSRFVGDQYGLKSRNLLYQFGRAIFKLDPTWDKRTKDNPDFQDTAPNFGHWNQLPFDFARKSNGNGDLLAWSEEVKGPSRFRALELLAILPDQFDMAYYSIEPDFYHNYYKRIKEKFMPKANPGFDKSIRPDIGYHKDYKQGDVNLEEFSVKDQYKVLKSKEIQTLSLDIDQKLTYLSKDWKNVLTGWADNGLLDYSLNTEKLGKCTVEPKYDGETPVPPTSGNCIVGGTSGYSVKMISSDYLNSELQLGGDNSGKAKIKNPPPSDF; via the coding sequence ATGTTTTTTAACCACATGATGAAACTGCGTGACCAACTTATTCGAAGACTCAAAAACCCTCAGGGTCAGGTCGCGCTATTTGTCGCCTTGATATTTCAAATTCTGTTTATCTTCTTTGCTATGGTCATCAACGTTGGCTTGTTGGTCCATCACAAAATCAACTTACAGAACTCCGTTGATCTTGCTGCCTATTACGGTGCAATGAAGCAAGCGGAGAACATGAATGCGATCGCACATATCAATTATCAGATTCGTCAAAGTTGGAAACTGCTGGCGTGGCGATATCGTATGGTTGGATCGGCGGGGGATATGTCGGAACATCCGCTCGACAAAATCCCAGCTAATAATTTACAAATTTATCCAGGGCGCGCGGATACTGATGATATCAATCCGGCGGCCAAAGACTTTTATGATGCACCATCTTTTTGTGCTACGTATGTTCCATTCAAACCGATGCCGAACGAGAATACCTGCAGAGACTTAAAAGGTATGAGCGGAGTCAAGGTATTCGGACCAACCCCAACGATCGCTGGTTTTCACAGTGTGAACGTTGCAATGACAAATATATCGGAAACATTTCGAAACTTGGCGTTCGAGCGTTGTCGATATTTTGGAGCCTTCAATTATCGACTGCTGGCGCAGTGGGTGGTGGGTTACAATATGGATCAAGCAGATAGGATGCTGCTTATTTCAACAATTTCTAGATCCATGAGTAACGAGACAGAAGATTTTTTTGATCTAGATGGAGAATCAGTAAAAAAAGGCATCAAAGCAACTTTAGATAACAATCTGACGGCTGCAAATAAAGATGGGATGCAGTCATTTAAAGTTTATAACTCTTTGGGTGCTGATGGTTGCAATAATCCTGCAAAAGATGAATTGCCGGCAAAATGGCTGGTTCCCATTCGTATAGCTCCTGCATTTAGTTATGTGGATACGGTCTGTAATGTTGATGCAAACAATATTGAGCGCGTGCCAAGAGAACTTGCCTCGGATCGCAATAACTGGCCTGCCGAAGTTGTAAAAAACCAAGGGCATCCATTATGGAGAGATATTTCGGAGCTTTCTCAGTTCGTCGGTCTTCGCAGTCAGATTGAGGATCCCTATAACTACTCAATGGGCGTCGAGAAAAACCCATGGTGTATGGCGTATGTTGGTGTTTCGGCTGTCACTCGTCCAAACATTCCCTTCTCTCCATTGGGTGCCGTTGATTTAAAAGCGCGCGCATTTTTTAAACCATTCGGAGGCAGAATGGGCCCTTGGTATGAATCGCAATGGCCCAGCGGTTCCGAACGTTCTGCAGGTGGTGGTAAGATCGATGCAAATCTTCCCCCAAGAATTTATGATACTGGCAATATCGGCGATCCCAAAGATCCAACTCGGGCAGGAAATTACAGCCGCTTCGTTGGTGATCAATATGGTTTGAAAAGTCGAAACCTTTTATATCAGTTTGGTCGCGCGATTTTTAAATTGGATCCAACATGGGACAAACGAACGAAGGATAATCCTGATTTTCAAGATACGGCTCCTAACTTCGGTCACTGGAATCAATTGCCGTTTGATTTTGCCAGGAAAAGTAATGGCAATGGAGATCTATTGGCTTGGAGCGAGGAAGTAAAAGGTCCCTCGCGATTCCGCGCCTTGGAACTTTTAGCAATTCTGCCTGACCAATTTGATATGGCTTATTACTCTATCGAGCCAGATTTTTATCATAACTACTATAAGCGCATTAAAGAAAAGTTTATGCCTAAGGCGAATCCTGGTTTTGATAAATCCATTCGTCCCGACATTGGCTATCACAAAGACTACAAGCAGGGTGATGTGAACTTGGAAGAGTTCAGCGTGAAAGACCAATATAAAGTTTTAAAGAGCAAAGAGATTCAAACTCTATCTTTAGATATTGACCAAAAGCTGACATACCTTTCCAAGGACTGGAAAAACGTACTTACGGGTTGGGCTGATAACGGCTTATTGGACTACTCCCTGAATACGGAGAAGCTGGGTAAGTGTACAGTAGAGCCAAAATACGATGGTGAAACTCCCGTTCCGCCAACTTCTGGCAATTGTATTGTGGGCGGTACCTCGGGTTATTCGGTTAAAATGATCTCCTCTGATTATTTGAATTCTGAGCTGCAACTGGGTGGAGATAACTCCGGCAAGGCTAAAATCAAAAATCCGCCGCCTTCAGACTTCTAG
- the nagZ gene encoding beta-N-acetylhexosaminidase: MGINQIIGQHMFIGIQGHSLTADEKKFIVDNNIGGICLFGRNVADPKQVHDLCAEIQSLRHKQADKAPLFIGIDMEGGRVHRLKPPFTVWPALRKLGDLDAPTVSFHFANRMGQELKAVGINLDFAPSVDVFTNEANKVIGDRSISSDPESVAKHASALVRGYIKADVITCAKHFPGHGNTLVDSHEDLPVENLDRERLESCELIPFKKAFKSRVDMVMTSHIMFPKIDPDWPVTLSEIFVKKMIKEELRYRGLVITDDLGMKAMSSHYGVDEIPVRALQAGCDLLLYCNEFDVPPQAVEAILGAVAQGTLDQAQLESSYRRILDLKKAKITNPDPLDMSEVVKIVGHAEHLKIAAAINSGVSPDGLLPE; the protein is encoded by the coding sequence ATGGGAATCAATCAAATTATCGGACAGCACATGTTTATCGGTATTCAAGGTCACTCTTTGACTGCCGACGAAAAGAAATTCATCGTCGATAACAACATCGGTGGTATCTGCCTGTTTGGTCGAAATGTCGCTGATCCAAAGCAGGTTCATGACCTGTGCGCCGAAATCCAATCTTTGCGTCATAAGCAAGCTGACAAGGCTCCCCTATTTATCGGGATAGATATGGAAGGCGGCCGAGTCCACCGCTTGAAGCCGCCATTTACAGTTTGGCCAGCACTTCGCAAATTGGGCGATCTGGATGCCCCAACTGTTTCCTTTCACTTTGCAAATCGTATGGGTCAGGAATTGAAGGCCGTTGGTATCAATTTGGATTTTGCGCCGTCGGTTGACGTCTTTACTAATGAAGCAAACAAAGTTATCGGCGATCGTTCGATAAGTTCTGATCCTGAATCTGTCGCTAAACATGCCTCTGCCCTGGTTCGCGGTTACATCAAAGCTGACGTGATCACTTGTGCAAAACATTTCCCTGGCCACGGAAACACTTTGGTTGATAGCCATGAGGATCTTCCTGTGGAAAACCTGGACAGAGAACGCCTGGAAAGTTGCGAACTGATTCCGTTCAAAAAAGCATTCAAGTCCCGCGTCGACATGGTGATGACTTCCCATATTATGTTCCCAAAAATCGATCCAGATTGGCCAGTGACGTTGTCAGAAATTTTCGTAAAGAAAATGATCAAAGAAGAACTTCGCTACAGAGGCTTAGTGATCACTGACGACTTGGGAATGAAGGCTATGTCTTCTCACTATGGTGTTGATGAAATCCCGGTTCGCGCTCTTCAAGCTGGTTGCGATCTTCTTTTGTATTGCAATGAATTCGACGTACCTCCGCAAGCTGTGGAAGCAATCTTAGGTGCTGTGGCGCAAGGCACTTTGGATCAAGCACAACTAGAGTCATCTTACAGAAGAATTTTGGATCTGAAAAAAGCCAAAATCACCAATCCAGATCCACTGGATATGAGTGAAGTTGTGAAGATCGTTGGCCACGCGGAACATCTTAAGATCGCTGCTGCCATCAACAGCGGCGTCTCCCCAGACGGGTTACTGCCAGAGTAA